The Gloeomargarita lithophora Alchichica-D10 genomic sequence TCCCGTTGTAGGGGTCGGGCGTTGTAGGGGCACCCCACCCACCCAATTGCCCAGGGCGGCCACCAGACAAATAATGATCAAGGCAAGGGCAATCAGCCGGTCTTGACGGAGCATGGACATGAGCTAGATAGAATATCCCGATTTTATCAACTTTAGGGGCATTTCCCTAAAAATCCTCCCTCGCAATTGAGGGCACGGGAACCATCTCAGTCAATAAAGTTTCCGGGGCAATATCCTGTTCATGGGGCCAAGTAACCGCTCCCAGGAAGATACCGACCTGATTAAAGTAATGTTGATCTCGAAGTTCTTGAAATACACCCCGATCCAAGTAGGGTTTTAGATCAAAAATTCCGCATCTTCCATTGGCAATTTCTACATAAATGCGATAGTCATCTAGGGGTTTAACAACTTTCACATCCCAATACATAGGTCACCTCATAAGGGCATAATTTTGTAGGGAGTTTCGCCATTTACAGCCAATTCCCAA encodes the following:
- a CDS encoding DUF2442 domain-containing protein, with amino-acid sequence MYWDVKVVKPLDDYRIYVEIANGRCGIFDLKPYLDRGVFQELRDQHYFNQVGIFLGAVTWPHEQDIAPETLLTEMVPVPSIAREDF